A single genomic interval of Cydia strobilella chromosome 3, ilCydStro3.1, whole genome shotgun sequence harbors:
- the LOC134755964 gene encoding leucine-rich repeats and immunoglobulin-like domains protein 3: protein MKSDVLAVALWWLLPTIWAGVLRDTEDEPCRSYSLNNLIYLDCSDRELTELSENLNYDAQVLLLSNNNFESFPSQLEMFSHAEKIDLSGNRLSRPLPTFLLNMPHLQTLNLSDNNYEIWISEMPNSNLEYLDLSKNKITQIHDDSFKEMTGLHHLDLSENRIADLQSTLFSGATNLLTLSLSRNSFTNVPSFKSTSLRSLHLSNCLIDNLNVDSLTKMTTLLEIDLSLNQIESVPDNFQSHTLQKLDLSYNEISSLTDRTFSALPNLAVLDLRGNEFKKVWSSAYFSSNPYLREIYVKGNRWSCEGFGVNLLLTYEYLTREPSKVVDPASSLICYSPSNVTQLTWQRAYIETWHRDGTADESYMFMAVMVGVIIGVLITSIICRGLMSLSKPEPPRPPPTETSALNGIGVTPQPRVEALVMRVPLHDEDLPPSYDEALLMPRLNSSFHSLPDFVDQVEEPIEHRHRRSRSIGDLTESRPRMSDRRSVRHTVQIRIN from the exons ATGAAATCAG ATGTATTAGCAGTGGCCTTGTGGTGGCTGCTACCGACCATATGGGCCGGCGTCTTAAGAGATACCGAGGACGAGCCGTGCCGGAGCTACTCTCTTAACAACTTGATTTACCTCGACTGCTCTGACAGAGAACTCACAGAATTGTCAGAAAATTTAAACTACGAT GCCCAGGTTTTACTTCTTTCAAATAATAATTTCGAAAGTTTTCCTAGCCAGCTTGAAATGTTTTCTCATGCAGAAAAAATAGACTTGTCAGGAAATCGACTGAGTCGTCCTCTACcaacttttttattaaacatgccACACTTGCAGACCCTCAACCTATCAGACAACAACTATGAGATCTGGATAAGTGAAATGCCGAACAGCAATCTAGAATATTTGGACTTATCCAAGAATAAGATTACCCAAATTCATGACGATTCCTTTAAAGAAATGACTGGTCTGCATCATCTTGATTTATCAGAAAACAGAATTGCTGACCTACAATCAACATTATTTTCTGGAGCAACCAATTTGCTCACTCTCAGTTTATCCAGAAATTCATTTACAAATGTCCCCTCATTCAAATCGACTTCATTGAGAAGCCTTCATCTAAGTAACTGTCTAATAGATAATCTTAACGTCGATTCCCTTACCAAAATGACAACTTTACTAGAAATTGACCTGTCTTTGAACCAAATTGAGAGCGTGCCGGACAATTTCCAGTCTCACACTTTGCAGAAATTAGATTTAAGCTATAACGAAATTTCCTCGCTTACTGACCGCACCTTCTCGGCATTACCCAACCTCGCGGTATTGGACCTGAGAGGCAACGAGTTTAAAAAAGTCTGGTCATCCGCATACTTCTCCTCAAACCCGTATTTGAGGGAAATATATGTAAAAGGAAACCGATGGAGCTGTGAAGGATTTGGCGTAAACTTGCTTCTTACATATGAGTACTTGACAAGGGAGCCGTCAAAAGTTGTAGACCCAGCTTCTTCGTTGATATGTTACTCGCCATCTAATGTGACACAATTAACATGGCAGAGGGCTTACATTGAGACTTGGCACCGAGATGGGACGGCGGATGAATCGTATATGTTCATGGCTGTGATGGTTGGAGTGATCATTGGTGTATTAATTACGTCAATCATATGTCGAGGACTAATGTCTCTTAGCAAACCGGAGCCGCCAAGACCACCGCCCACTGAAACTTCGGCTCTAAATGGCATCGGCGTGACACCTCAGCCGCGTGTCGAGGCCTTGGTAATGAGAGTTCCCCTTCACGACGAAGATCTCCCTCCTTCCTACGATGAAGCGCTTCTGATGCCGCGATTGAACTCATCCTTTCATTCTCTACCTGACTTTGTGGACCAAGTCGAAGAGCCAATAGAGCATAGACACCGCAGGTCTAGGTCTATTGGAGACCTTACGGAATCGAGACCTAGAATGAGTGACAGACGCTCAGTAAGACACACAGTTCAAATTCGTATAAACTAA